The window AGAGGACAGATGAAAGATGCATCAGGCACCTTAATGTTCACCACTACCCCAGTACTAGGTGGACTACTTTCCTGCTTTATCTTAAAAGATCACACTGAAGTAGTTAGGGGCTGTGTTGAGAATGAATTGCAAAGGTAAATACAGAATGTGGTAACAGCTGTAATACCGTTCcttaaaaaatgaagtatttcaaaGAATTTTCTTAGCACAATGAAGGaagattctttttatttttcagaaaagaagtttCAGAATATACTAGCAATTGTGTACAAAAAGGAGCTCAACATATAGTTATGCTCCCCCCCAGTTGAAGAGGACCTCAGCTTTGTTAACATgataatatgtattttcttcatatcaCACAGGAGCAGAAGCACCTCTTTTTGTGGCTTTCTTTCAGTATTGTACCATGGAAGGACATGGACCACATTTCGGCATCACTTGCTGCACAGTTCACCTGACAAAGaggcatttttttatttgattactGAAAATTATTCACAATCCATGTTTTCTACCTTGACATGCTTATAAATGATCCACATTCCGTTatcactgtaattttttttaagcttcttttACAGAACCGAAGGGAAATGTGTACAAGTGTGTGTTCTGCTTTGTGATGAAAGTGTACATTTATCACTTAGGTACATGTAAGCCACTTCTGTGAATTAGGCCCTTGGAGTAAATGTGTTTTGATGTAATGGCCATATGCTAACAGATATCACATTTGCtagtttaaaaaatagtttgatatagatatatacataATATGGTAAGATTATACAGATTCACCAGGCAGCGATACAATAGCaaagttttatattttccatAGACCAATAATCAGTCTGGGATGAAGGTCTAATTATTTTTGATTGTTTCTTCTAAAAATTAGTTTCTAGCATTTACTTTTAGTTTCTGACTGCTGTTTTCAGACTGGTAAATGCAGGACCCACATCAGATCACAACAGGAGGCAAAGTATATCCCAgccatttcagaaaacaatcGTTGTCTCGCTTCTCTTTTCACCTTgtgaaaatgaaagctgcttTGCTCTCAGATGGACCCAGTACAGCCAGCCTCCAGAAGACCCTGGAACAGCTGACCTGAAACACTTGCCCCCTATAGCTCCATTAGAGTCAGTGACACAGAAATGGCCCTTGAAGCTTTAGCTAAAGCCAGTTGTGCCAGAAAAGACAGTACTGACGAGATGGAGTTGGTCAAGGCAGTGATTCTGAGTACCTAGTTCTGAGGGGTACAGGTCAGCTGCAATGTGTTGCACATATGTAGTGCAGTAAATATAGCTCAGTGCCAGGACATTTTTTTAAGCTGATAAAAACTGGTTTAATAAGCTCTTTGTTTGATTTTCGGTTTGATATTATGGTATCTACTGTGATCATGGCATGTATTTTACTGCTGAAGTCAATGTTATTCTTAAGTAGCATTGGTAGCAAACCATAACCAGGACAGAGTATGTGGATTTATACGTGGAGTATGTGAGGGATGATGAGTTTGGTTTCTGGATGTATCTCCAAAATTTGTCTTTATGTTTACTACTTTTAgtacagaaaacagcaacaatgTAAAATACGTGTGTTCAATaactttgtcttgttttttcccccatctcctttcctgtattttagCATATGTTCCTGAGGAGGAattgaaagcagcagaaatagaTGAAGACAGCGTGGAAGATGATAGGCTGTCTCTGGACATCCAGGAGAATGAGTATTTGTGCAATGAAGAAGCGGAGATCAAAGAGGCTCAAAGCTACCAGAACTCCCCAGTCAGCACTGCAACTAATCAGGATGCAGGCTATGGTTCACCATTTAGTGAAAACAGCGATCAGCTGGCCCATTTCAAAAGCACTTCCtccaaagaagagaaagaggatCCTCAGTGCACAGACAATGTTTCCTATCCACAGGACAGCTTGGCACAAATAAAAGCTGTGTatgcaaatttgctttcagagacTTGCTGGTCCAGTTTAGCTTTGGACTTAAAGAAATCCAATCCAACCACCAGCAACAATGGAATCAGCCAGAATGAAAACACCACCAGTACTGACACCAATGCCAATTCCCAGAGTACTAGTACTACCAGTACCAACACTAGTACCAGTACAAGTACGAGTAATACTAGTAACAGTAGTAGTAACAGCGGTGGCTCAGGTTATGACTGGCACCAAGCTGCATTAGCTAAAACTCTGCAGCAGACCTCTTCATATGGACTTCTCCCAGAACCTAGTCTTTTCAGCACAGTACAGCTTTACCGGCAAAACAATAAACTTTATGGGTCTGTGTTCACCGGTGCTAGCAAGTTTCGATGCAAAGACTGCAGTGCAGCCTATGACACACTGGTGGAGCTAACGGTGCACATGAATGAAACTGGACATTACCGTGATGACAACAGAGATAAAGAAGCTGATAAGACCAAACGGTGGTCAAAGCCTAGAAAACGATCACTTATGGAAATGGAAGGCAAAGAGGATGCTCAAAAAGTGCTGAAGTGCATGTACTGTGGGCATTCGTTTGAGTCTTTGCAAGACCTCAGCGTCCATATGATAAAAACAAAGCATTACCAGAAAGTGCCTCTGAAGGAGCCAGTACCAGCCATCACTAAGTTGGTCCCTTCTACAAAAAAGCGAGCACTTCAGGACTTAGCTTCACCTTGTTCACCTGAGCCAGCAGGGATCACTGCAGAAGCTTCACTGGGTGAGTCTGCAAAGGATCAGAAAACTGCCAATCCCTATGTGACTCCAAACAACCGCTATGGCTATCAAAATGGTGCTAGCTATACTTGGCAGTTCGAGGCACGGAAAGCCCAGATACTGAAGTGCATGGAATGTGGCAGTTCCCATGACACTTTGCAGCAGCTCACTGCTCACATGATGGTCACTGGTCATTTCTTGAAGGTGACCAATTCTGCTTCCAAAAAAGGCAAACAGCTAGTATTGGACCCTGTGGTGGAAGAGAAGATACAGTCTATACCTCTTCCACCCACTACCCACACGAGGCTACCAGCCTCCAACATTAAAAAGCAGCCCGATTCCCCTGCGGGCTCCACAAACTCGGAGGAGAAGAAAGatctagagaaggaaaaggtggTGGTCAGtgagacagagaaaaagattaaagaagAGAACGAGGACTCTACAGAGAAATTTGAGCCAACAACTTTGTATCAGTACCTCAGAGAGGAGGACCTAGATGATAGTCCCAAAGGTGGAATAGACATATTGAAATCCTTGGAGAACACAGTGACAACAGCTATCAGCAAAGCTCAGAATGGAGCCCCTTCCTGGGGAGGATATCCCAGTATTCATGCAGCTTACCAGCTCCCAGGAACAGTCAAACCCCTTCAGCCTGCAGTGCAGAGCGTTCAAATGCAGCCATCTTATGCAAGCAGTGTAAAATCCCTGTCGACAGAACACAATGCGCTCATCCATTCCCCAGGCAATCTCACACCCCCACCTCACAAGAGCAATGTATCCGCTATGGAAGAACTAGTGGAGAAAGTTACAGGTAAAATCAACgtgaagaaggaagagaagcctttggagaaagagaagagctcTCCAGTCAAACCCATGTCACCTGCTGCTAAGGAAAACAAGGACTTCccaaaatcagaagaaataaataacaaacagcagcagaagaagaGCTCTGAAGCAGAAGTTCAGAAGGTCAAAAAGGACAGGCCAGCAGAAGCACATACTCCAAATGGTACAGAGCCACTTAAAACAAAGGTTGCAAATGGCTGTAACAATTTAGGAATCATCACAGATCATTCACCTGAGCCATCCTTCATTAATCCATTGAGTGCTTTACAGTCCATTATGAATACCCACTTAGGCAAAATTTCTAAACCAGTAAGCCCCTCTCTGGACCCTTTGGCCATGCTGTACAAAATTAGCAACAGCATGTTGGACAAACCCATTTACCCAACCACTCCGGTCAAGCAGGCTGATGCCATTGACCGGTATTACTACGAGAACAGTGATCAACCTATTGATCTAACCAAGTCCAAAAACAAACCTCTTGTTTCCAGCGTGGCTGACTCTGCCTCATCCCCGCTAAGGGAGAGTGCCCTGCTGGATATTTCCGATATGGTGAAGAACCTCACAGGGCGTTTGACACCCAAGTCTTCAACTCCGTCTACCGTGTCAGAGAAGTCTGATGCTGACGGGAGCAGTTTTGAGGAAGCTCTGGATGAACTGTCACCAGTACACAAGAGGAAGGGCAGGCAGTCCAACTGGAACCCTCAGCATCTTCTGATCCTTCAAGCCCAGTTTGCTTCCAGCTTGAGGGAGACCCCAGAAGGCAAATACATTATGTCGGACTTAGGTCCACAAGAGCGGGTACACATCTCTAAGTTTACTGGTCTTTCCATGACCACAATTAGCCACTGGCTGGCCAATGTGAAGTATCAGTTAAGGAGGACAGGTGGAACTAAATTTTTAAAGAACTTGGACACAGGacatcctgttttcttttgcaatgaTTGTGCCTCTCAGTTCAGGACTGCTTCTACATACATAAGTCACTTAGAGACACACCTAGGGTTTAGTTTGAAGGATCTGTCAAAGTTGCCACTTAATCAGATTCAAGAACAGCAGAATGTTTCAAAAGTCCTCGCAAACAAGACTTTGGGCTCACTTGGGATTGCTGAGGAGGACTTAGGCTCCACATTCCAGTGTAAGCTCTGTAACCGAACTTTTGCAAGCAAGCATGCAGTCAAACTGCACCTTAGTAAAACACATGGCAAGTCCCCAGAGGACCATCTGATCTATGTAACTGAGTTAGAAAAACAATAGCGTCCAGGTAAGCAGCCAGGTATGCAAGTGACCACAGGAACATTGCACTAAACTTCTTCATAGTACTGCACTAGGCCTGACCTGAGCCTCTGAAATCAGTCTTACTTTTGTTGCTGAACTGCCTATCTGGACCTTGGTTTTTCTTACACTTATTTTGTAGTTATATTTATATGCTCTTTGTCTGATCTGTGCatggttattttttgtttctgtttttattttttgtgagtCAAAGTCTGACCTTTATTTTCAACATCTGTCCTTGATGTTAAGCTATCTTTTGTAGAATATAGTGGGAGACACTATTGAGAGACATTAATTTAGCCGTAAAGAAAGACACAAAGAACAATGATAAAGAGACATCCTAAAATTACAAAGTTGCCATGACAATAAAGGTCACAGAACCTGGTAGTGTCAAGTTTTAACCCTCGGAGAACTGTAATAGCATTTCTGTGCCTTTCCCAGTGactaaataagtaaataaggaaaaacaaaacaaaaagcttaaaGGCATTTCAttcaaataaaagctttgtcagaagcagaacttttttttttttaatgaatgagctttttttttttttttttaatgcagaactGGTTTGTGAAGAAATTGTGCATGCAGTGCTTGGAAGAAGGAGAGCTGTGTAGTACCCAAGGGGTTAGGAAGCCACAACTGTATAagttaaataataattacaattaaataataattacaaaaaaaaaagcaaactgagtTGCCACTATGCCCAAACCCTCTGGATGCTGAGAGTTGCCACTTTTtggcaagaaaaaataaaagtatgcaagctgttatttaaaacaagtgtaaaaatgctcttttctttcctttttttttttgtctttttttttcctgtaaaatacTGCAGTTTATAGTTATTTAC of the Melopsittacus undulatus isolate bMelUnd1 chromosome 1, bMelUnd1.mat.Z, whole genome shotgun sequence genome contains:
- the TSHZ1 gene encoding teashirt homolog 1, whose product is MPRRKQQAPRRSAAYVPEEELKAAEIDEDSVEDDRLSLDIQENEYLCNEEAEIKEAQSYQNSPVSTATNQDAGYGSPFSENSDQLAHFKSTSSKEEKEDPQCTDNVSYPQDSLAQIKAVYANLLSETCWSSLALDLKKSNPTTSNNGISQNENTTSTDTNANSQSTSTTSTNTSTSTSTSNTSNSSSNSGGSGYDWHQAALAKTLQQTSSYGLLPEPSLFSTVQLYRQNNKLYGSVFTGASKFRCKDCSAAYDTLVELTVHMNETGHYRDDNRDKEADKTKRWSKPRKRSLMEMEGKEDAQKVLKCMYCGHSFESLQDLSVHMIKTKHYQKVPLKEPVPAITKLVPSTKKRALQDLASPCSPEPAGITAEASLGESAKDQKTANPYVTPNNRYGYQNGASYTWQFEARKAQILKCMECGSSHDTLQQLTAHMMVTGHFLKVTNSASKKGKQLVLDPVVEEKIQSIPLPPTTHTRLPASNIKKQPDSPAGSTNSEEKKDLEKEKVVVSETEKKIKEENEDSTEKFEPTTLYQYLREEDLDDSPKGGIDILKSLENTVTTAISKAQNGAPSWGGYPSIHAAYQLPGTVKPLQPAVQSVQMQPSYASSVKSLSTEHNALIHSPGNLTPPPHKSNVSAMEELVEKVTGKINVKKEEKPLEKEKSSPVKPMSPAAKENKDFPKSEEINNKQQQKKSSEAEVQKVKKDRPAEAHTPNGTEPLKTKVANGCNNLGIITDHSPEPSFINPLSALQSIMNTHLGKISKPVSPSLDPLAMLYKISNSMLDKPIYPTTPVKQADAIDRYYYENSDQPIDLTKSKNKPLVSSVADSASSPLRESALLDISDMVKNLTGRLTPKSSTPSTVSEKSDADGSSFEEALDELSPVHKRKGRQSNWNPQHLLILQAQFASSLRETPEGKYIMSDLGPQERVHISKFTGLSMTTISHWLANVKYQLRRTGGTKFLKNLDTGHPVFFCNDCASQFRTASTYISHLETHLGFSLKDLSKLPLNQIQEQQNVSKVLANKTLGSLGIAEEDLGSTFQCKLCNRTFASKHAVKLHLSKTHGKSPEDHLIYVTELEKQ